One Paracoccus sp. TOH DNA segment encodes these proteins:
- a CDS encoding efflux RND transporter periplasmic adaptor subunit — MSALARRMAIFLILPLSAGLIPVAAMAQDPSQMPPPAVTVVTVHARDVPLTTTLPGRVTASAEAEVRPQVNGIVTERLFDEGSHVKVGDPLFRIDATTYQAAVAQAEAAVAQARAQAENARREAERVGALRDRRVASESTTDNAIAARDAAEAAVKVAEAQLLTTKIELERTTIRAELDGEIGLAQTSQGALVTASQQTPLAVIRKLDPVHVDVTQSAAEVIRFRRTVAAQNEGAGHAEQKVTLRLADGTEFDQEGTLTAAEPYVNETTGVVTLRLAFANPDRILLPGMYVQAVVQQATARNVVLAPQEGVTRDRRGQPIALVVNAENVVEQRQLTVLQDMGNQWIVSEGLADGDRIVVEGLQKIGAGMTVAPEERKAPAPEDAQAAGGEQPAAGAEAEVAPDGDRGAAEAKARTEAEPPAEAGEAETPETAPGQTAPAETAAPAN; from the coding sequence ATGTCAGCGCTTGCGCGCCGCATGGCGATTTTCCTGATCCTGCCGCTTTCGGCGGGCCTTATCCCCGTCGCAGCCATGGCCCAGGACCCGTCGCAGATGCCGCCGCCGGCGGTCACGGTGGTGACGGTCCATGCCCGGGACGTGCCACTGACCACCACCCTGCCCGGCCGGGTGACCGCCTCGGCCGAGGCCGAGGTGCGCCCGCAGGTCAATGGCATCGTCACCGAGCGGCTGTTCGACGAGGGCAGCCATGTCAAGGTCGGCGACCCGCTGTTCCGCATCGACGCCACCACCTACCAGGCCGCCGTGGCCCAGGCCGAGGCCGCCGTGGCCCAGGCCCGCGCCCAGGCCGAGAACGCCCGGCGCGAGGCCGAGCGGGTCGGCGCGCTGCGCGATCGCCGCGTCGCCAGCGAAAGCACCACCGACAACGCCATCGCCGCGCGCGACGCCGCCGAGGCGGCGGTCAAGGTCGCCGAGGCGCAACTGCTGACCACGAAGATCGAACTGGAGCGCACCACCATCCGCGCCGAGCTGGACGGCGAGATCGGCCTGGCGCAGACCAGCCAGGGCGCGCTGGTCACCGCCAGCCAGCAGACGCCGCTGGCGGTGATCCGCAAGCTCGACCCCGTGCATGTCGACGTGACCCAATCGGCGGCCGAGGTCATCCGCTTCCGCCGGACCGTGGCGGCGCAGAACGAGGGCGCCGGACATGCCGAGCAGAAGGTGACGCTGCGACTGGCCGACGGCACCGAGTTCGACCAGGAGGGCACGCTGACCGCAGCCGAGCCCTATGTGAACGAGACCACCGGCGTGGTGACGCTGCGCCTGGCCTTCGCCAATCCCGACCGCATCCTGCTGCCCGGCATGTATGTGCAGGCGGTGGTGCAGCAGGCGACCGCCCGCAACGTGGTGCTGGCACCGCAGGAGGGCGTGACCCGCGACCGCCGCGGCCAGCCCATCGCCCTGGTGGTCAATGCCGAAAACGTGGTCGAGCAGCGCCAGCTGACCGTGCTGCAGGATATGGGCAACCAGTGGATCGTCAGCGAGGGGCTGGCGGATGGCGACCGCATCGTGGTCGAGGGGCTGCAGAAGATCGGTGCCGGCATGACCGTCGCCCCCGAGGAACGCAAGGCGCCCGCGCCCGAGGACGCGCAGGCGGCCGGGGGCGAACAACCCGCCGCCGGGGCCGAGGCCGAGGTGGCGCCGGATGGCGATCGGGGCGCGGCAGAAGCCAAGGCCCGGACCGAGGCCGAACCGCCCGCCGAAGCCGGCGAAGCCGAAACACCCGAAACCGCACCCGGCCAGACCGCACCCGCCGAAACCGCAGCACCGGCGAACTGA